ccccctgcgCACCACGTGAGAAGGAGGGGCCGCGCCGATCTGACTCTCAATGCCCACTCTGAGGGAAACACGGTGTTCTCAGACTTGCTtgcttgttgtttctgcttatttATGCAATAGAAGCCTACAAAAATACAGTCTTGGCAAGGTGTGCGTGCGcgcgcacgtgtgtgtgtgtgtgtgtgtgtgtgtgtgagtccaCACAATCACCAACAAATCTACCATGTTTCCCCTTAACCTTCCTGTACCCttgtactttacctaggttgctccagtaaaaacctaaccgtataaatggataattgcatgtaaaaataatgtgacagctgtaagtataataataacaaacacgtATATCTGCTCCAGGTACTGTATTTTTTCCAGGTTAAACGATTGTCTGTGTTCCACAGACACAAACCCAACCCACATACCCAACCATGTCAAATATACTCCTAGTATATCATTAGGTACCaacaaaatacaattatgaaAATGCTACTTCCAGTACCAAAATGATGACTGcatgtgaactgtattacataaaaagTTAATTTATTCTGATTCCAAACGCGTtactttctcaatgcaagatgtaggcatacacagtgctgtataaaatcccatatactgtacaataatatTTCCATTATGACGTTGTACTGCCGAAACGGCCAAGAGACAGCTGTGCTCTTTTAACACACTGAATTATTTCAGCTTTAAAAACTTTTTGTCATGGAAAAAGACCACAGAGCTGGAAGGGATCGGTAAATATAAAAGAAAGTATGGAATTCAACTTAGGGACAAGTTCAAGTAAGAGCAGATATTTTGATCCATTTATGTATGAGCAGGATCAGATATAGGCGTGCTAGAAGTGCAGTAGAGGAGTGAATAGAGGAACAGCAACTATACAAAATGCTGCAAATAGTATATACAGATTTAGTAAATCCAAATCGAATTGAGAGCAATAGCAGAACAGTGCAGCAAAGTGtagagcagataagtgcaaaagACAAGCTGCAGAAAATACAGATCCAGCTGGGAGCCATTTAGAAGAGCTTCTCTCAATGACTTCATCAAATGATTAAAAACGCCTTGAGATGCGTGCATTTAGGCacttcagaaaataaatattattaactaataatttgcttaattggaacttttacaattattatgcgctcttaaagaaaagagctggagatttcaagttacctTGTTTTAAAGGTTTTATAATAGCCTTGAAATCTCCAGCTTTTTGTACAagctaaaaaataatttaaaagcttTGATAAGGTTCATTATTTTTTCAATTACAGGTTTAAGTTATTGACAGCAGCTCTTTCAGAACAAAAAGCAGAGAGAACTGATGCTCTATAGGACAGCGGTTCAAAGGTCCTGTCCCGGAGCCCCCGCCtgcctgccctgctggtttttgttccaaacgagctgctctcaattacttcattgaaccctgaatttaactaataatttgcctaattgAAGCTTTAATTATTTGAAACAGTTGGAGATTTATaagcagtggcggctggtgggtCTTTTGTAAGGTGGGGCAGAAACCTGATAACTCCcccaaattttatatatatatatatatattacattaaaactatttacatTGTTTCCATTTAACTTATCAACAttcacattacattaaaaagtgagtgagagtgagtgagtgagagtgatGGTGTGTGTAAATTCATTATTTTGCTCAGCTGACACAGAATCACACATGTGAGGATCAGAAACAGTCAGGCATTTACCTATAAAGAAACTTTGCACGTCTCTCTTTCTGGGAGGCAGACCTCTCAATGACCTTTTTTTATTGAACTCTGGGATGTCCTCAGTGAGTTTCTTCTTTCTGGAGAGCATTGCAAGCCTTGGTTTTGCGAGCCTTCACTCTCATCATGGCCACATAAAGCTAGCTCAAAGGCAAATATGCAAGTTCCTGTCTACCTCTTCGTTGTGTTTTTGAATTCTGTTTCTGTAGCCCTCATCCAGTTGGGTAGCTTTGTAACTTTGCCCAACATCGCTAGCTTTACCACATTTTGCATATGGGTTTTACCGTGTTCGTACTTTTTCGTCTTTTCCGAGATGTGCTTCATGTCGCTCACCCCTCGGTCAGTTGTCCGAAACAGCAGACATGGAAAGCAGAACACTGTGTTGCGTGTTGCACACCCACACAGCCAGGGCTTTTTCTCGTACCATGTTCTGGAGAATGCCCGGTTGTACAGTTTCCCCCTGTCGCTGATTTACTGTACTATTTGGCTGATCCAGGCCCAACTCACTGATCTGTGAGTTGCTGTAGACAGAGCACGACGTTCATTGGCCTTTCTTGTTCTGTCAACGTTCACTTTCTAACAAAAATTGTTGCGAGCTACAGACTtcttcttctctttctccttgTTTAATGTTCTTATTCTAAGGCTGCTATTTGGCTACAACATTAATCGTCTTGATAAATATAGCAATATTTTATAAACAGCCATCTAGTGTGTCTGGGTGGTAACTGCATAGACTCCCCATTGGGCCTTAAATTCACCATCCAAATGGGATTAACAGGAGCAGTGAAAAGCTAGGCTGCAATTTCGTCCGAAATCATAAGAGCGCATGCTCATGAATGGTCATCCTCCGGGCACGACCCCCCGGAACAAGGAGAAGAGGCATACGATCAGCACAACCAGCGATTTGGCATTAATACTTTTTTCCCATAAAATGCACATTTGCTGTGGATAATAACAACTAAGAACATGAGTAAATGTCAGAATTAAGCACTTAAATGTTCAcagttgtttttatgatttttttattttttttcttgtgttctgCTATGGTGGGGCGGTGCCCTAGCGCCCCTGTTTAtaagttaaacaattaaaaaaagtctaattaagcgaCTCgttagttcaattgagggtttaatgaagtaattgagagtaacggttggaacaaaaaccagaagacacagggagTCCCCAGGAGGAAGACTGAAGACCaatgctttacctgcactgtccctcctgtgcttcacaatgcctctctgtgcttcttcacaatgcttccctgtgctttacttgcactgtccctctctctgtgcttcttcacaatgcttccctgtgctttacctgcactgtccctctctctgtgcttcttcacaatgcttccctgtgctttacctgcactgtccctctctctgtgcttcttcacaatgcttccctgtgctttacctgcactgtccctctctctgtgctttacctgcactgttcCTCTCTGTGAttcacaatgcttctctatgctttaccgtCTCtccctgtgattttttttttttttttttttagttcacgTTGCTGGGGTTTCAGAAGTAAAATCTccaacatatttattttctttctttatgtcAAAATGACTTTAAATCTAATCGTTTGCCGCTGATTTAATAAAAGTTCTTTCattatttctaaataagaaagACAGCCCTATTGATGGATTCGGAATATCGTATTCATAGATAGCGTCTATTTCTCAcgaaatataaaacatattacacacaaaataaatgtgtaagaCAACCTCGGGTTATTTAATATCTTgatatcatatttattttaaacgtgTATGAAAGCACACCATGTTCTAAATTAAATTGATGTCgatgtaatttttaaaatataggGTAACAGACGttgtagaaatgtatttttttaaagctacaatTAACAATGAATGCTTTGAcagaataaacttttttttttttttaatgaaaacaaaaataaaatatatattccaaGCTATTAAAAGTATTAAAGATATCCAAGACTATGCTCCGAACTGAATTATTTCCCATTTGAATCCCGGAacgtattttatttactgtatctgCTCTTACTTGAACTTTCCACTGAATTGAAATTacgtattgtattttgtgtttgttgttcgTTAATTTCAGACTTTGTTGTTTAAGTTACTGCATAAGGTACTTGTTCTTAAGTGtactgtgatgtatttattttttaatatgataTTTATCTGCAAATAATTCTTACAGcattctgtattttaataataataaacgccaCTTACCGTTTCGTGGGGTTTCTTTCGCtcatttccataaaaaaaaacaaaataaatattatttatttattacaatttgtacAAGACGGCGATTAGTTTCGAGCTGCGCTATTGAGCTCGTGCAGCGCGCCTTCTTCAGGACTCCCAGGTGAGCGCGGCTCGAGCACGGCAAGCTTGGCTGACCGCGAGATCCTGTCCTGTCACGCGCGCATGTAGACAAAAGCCGAACAGGACTCCGCTGGGTCATAGTGCCCGCCCTTCAACAACTAACACCTTATTTTAAGTCTGTTGTAATGTCGGAAGGATCATTTTGtgcacaaatgaaaaacaaatacgtAGTCGACAAGAACGGTACATCGCcatatagatagataaatagatacatgaataaactgaacattaaaataaacattaacaaaaacaaccaaattaattgaatattttaaaGTAGTATCTATTTATATACCTATTACAATATTTGTAGGCACAAATTAGTATAGAACTTACCAAACGAACCGAGGTAACCGCCATATAGGCCTAGTTAGACACTTACGCTATTGGACAAACCTGCCACAGTAactttattgaacattattaacAGTTAATTGGTCATCATTTGTGGTTTTGAGTttaggacttttttttatttatttattttttttaaacaggtagaattttttaatgaacatgaatgaatgaatgttatatatatatatatagtgcatgcgtttatttatttatttgtatgcctATTCACTCCTCTACTGCACTTCTAGCACGGTTATATCTGATCTTGTTCAGAACTGGAGCTGTATATCTGCAGTAGTAGTTATAGTTGCTACTCCTCTACTGTCCTTCTAACAATTAAAATTACTTCATAtattacacatatatttacttacCACAAAAAGATTTAAAGATCTCCAAATTCTATTTGCTTTCTGCCAAGGATATTAGAATAGATCATGTTCCCAGGCCTGGTTCCTAGTTACAGAAACTATATTGGAGGGTGATGCAGAAGAGAAATAATGATTTGGGCTCAAGGTATGCAgcttatttatctttttattgatTTCAGTACAATAagagttagattttttttaacacatctcAGCATTTGTTTCCATTGGTTTCACATTCCAATCACCTTGAAAACAACAAATTAGGAAGAGAGACATTATACAATAACTTTACAGCAGTGCGTTCATGTAGGAGGCGGGGCCTACAGGAAGCTGTAGTGATGTCATCAGTTACTGTGTGGAGGGTGGAAGGGGTATTTCAGTAGGCGGAGTGGAAGTTTTAGTGATTTTGAGATCCCGACAGAACAAAACCGATTCCTTGCCAAAACCGAGGTTGTACTGCCAGATATAGACCTTTTCATTGGGCTGGATGGTCATTTCAATGCTCTCCTCAACTTCCGTAGCTTCACTCCAGTCTTCCTTTTCTGTGTTGATGCTTGTTCCACCGTACTCAGCACTGAGAGAGAACTGATACTTAGCAAAGGCTGCAGTGAGGTCTCCGGCCTGATAGGTGGCGCTCATCGAGATCTTCCAGTTGTGCTCCATGCTGGACATCTTCTCCTTGGTGTAGCCCACTTTCTTGGTAATCTTCTTGGTCCATTTCAGGGGTTGCGCAGAGTCGTTGGAGATGGTCTTGATGTTCTCCCATTTCCCAAAGGCTGAACCCTGAGAAATGGACAAGCCACCGGGCAGGAAGTTGACCACATCCGAGTGGAAGGAGAAAGTGTCAGGGTCTTGGTTCGTGTTGAAGTTGGTGCACCTGTAATACTGGACTCCCCATTTGTCATCAGGCTTTACAAAATAGTAGTAGCTGTCAATGCCCCAGTAATACAGGCCGTCTCTGCAGGCAGAATGGAGAGGAAAGTCAACGCCATCGCTGTCCTTGTTCATGTTGGAAGTGCGATGGTAAGTGCCCTTGCTTTGGAAGATGATGTAGACGTTCCCGAAGGCAGACAGGTAGTGGTCGCCTCCTTGACAGTTGGGGTGGAGACTGAAGACCTCGGCCCCAGAGTCCGTGTTCATGTTGGTGACCCGGCGATACTCTTTCCCTTTGATGATGTAGAAGAGATCATCCTGGTGAGCCAGGTAGAAGTCTCCTCCACGGCAGGACTGATGCAGGCTGAACACAGACAGGTCTCTTCCTTCATGGAAGTTGCTAGATCTCATGTAGCAGCCGAGGTCAGATCGGATGATGTAATAGTACTGCTTCACTCCACAGAAATCCACCCCAGGAGCCTTGTTCTTGGGAACGATTTTAGACACGGTCATCTCTGCAGACATACAAAGACACCATTAATTAAACACCATTTCTTGGTTGTAGGTTCAAATCTAAGGTGGggagacagacacagatacaatTGGGTGATAATGAAAGTTTTAGTTATTGATTATCGGCAGTAAATGATCACAATAAATCATGATTATTGTCAAAATAACTAAAATGTCTCAAATATCCTGGGATTGTTATGAAATGTAAAGCTATTTATAACTTGAGCAGCAGGATGACAAGTCACtgagtccatatatatatatgtgtaaagtttgataaaaaggaaaactgctgtgtaccaaaatgatcaataagaaaaaagaaaaggatatttcaggtacttaaaaaggtagaataattgattacaaatcaattatcaggacgtttcagactacaagtccttcatcggctgaatacgaaaaaacagtgctttaagaagttgataaaaaaacaaacaagtagtcttttaaataaaattccagaatgttgctGATGTTGCTGATGaggatgatgacctcagaatagaatgttcattcccaacGGCTCCAAAGTGTCTAGTTTATAAGTAAGTTCACTAAATACGCActgttttttgtcactgatcgGCCACTTCCACCTGCTTCactttcaaatgaaaacacaaatgCATCGGAGTCACCTCTCCTAACACAGGTCagctctccaaccacacctcaggtcacctctccaaccacacccgaggtcacctctccaaccacacccgaggtcacctctccaaccacacctgaggtcacctctccaaccacacctcaggtcacctctccaaccacacctcaggtcacctctccaaccacacctcaagtcacctctccaaccacacctcaagtcacctctccaaccacacctcaagtcacctctcctaacacaggtcacctctccaaccacacctcaagtcacctctccaaccacacctcaagtcacctctccaaccacacctcaagtcacctctccaaccacacttcaggtcacctctccaaccacatctcaagtcacctctccaaccacacccgaggtcacctctccaaccacacctcaggtcacctctccaaccacacctcaggtcacctctccaaccacacctcaggtcacctctccaaccacacctcaagtcacctctccaaccacacccgaggtcacctctccaaccacacatgaggtcacctctccaaccacacctcaagtcacctctccaaccacacctcaagtcacctctccaaccacacctcaggtcacctctcccaacacaggtcacctctccaaccacacctcaagtcacctctcctaacacacctcaagtcacctctccaaccacacctcaagtcacctctccaGAGGCAAGTACATCAGGCTATAATCAAGCTCTCCAAGAGAGAGACACAAAAGGAAGCATTCTCTCCAGTCGCCGTCTGCCCGTTCCAAAGCAGGCCCAAggcaaatcaaaacagaagggaGAAAGAGGAAAGTAACAGCAgttctcactgacacacaggtaaaATTAGCCATGAAAGctgaaaaaagaaatctgtgGGTCAGAAGGCAAAAAGGAAAATTGATTCGgccaatataaaaaagaaaactggaaagAAAAAGGCAAAGACAAAACACCAGAGAAAGGAAGAGTTCGATCTTTCTGATGaggatatatatattgtgagatagcagggagggggttaaagcctccctgaaggaGAAAACATGTGAATATGCACGTTTGTTTaggttaattgttttggtttattgttgaattgttttgcttttctgttaatcattgtttgtgaactgtttaattgtttaattatcccctgcacctgggtggtAATTggaaattgggaccaggtgcagggtataaagaggagcagtcagaatgctcagggctgctgagtagaaggaggcagaggtgctctgtctccgagtagccagagttaaaaagta
This region of Acipenser ruthenus unplaced genomic scaffold, fAciRut3.2 maternal haplotype, whole genome shotgun sequence genomic DNA includes:
- the LOC131735831 gene encoding uncharacterized protein LOC131735831, with product MTVSKIVPKNKAPGVDFCGVKQYYYIIRSDLGCYMRSSNFHEGRDLSVFSLHQSCRGGDFYLAHQDDLFYIIKGKEYRRVTNMNTDSGAEVFSLHPNCQGGDHYLSAFGNVYIIFQSKGTYHRTSNMNKDSDGVDFPLHSACRDGLYYWGIDSYYYFVKPDDKWGVQYYRCTNFNTNQDPDTFSFHSDVVNFLPGGLSISQGSAFGKWENIKTISNDSAQPLKWTKKITKKVGYTKEKMSSMEHNWKISMSATYQAGDLTAAFAKYQFSLSAEYGGTSINTEKEDWSEATEVEESIEMTIQPNEKVYIWQYNLGFGKESVLFCRDLKITKTSTPPTEIPLPPSTQ